In one Chitinophaga sancti genomic region, the following are encoded:
- a CDS encoding metallophosphoesterase family protein produces the protein MRIALLADIHGNSAALDAVLQDIPDADAYWVLGDLVALGPDPVGVMERLHTLNGLQMIRGNTDRYVTHNDRPAPTIEAAKNNPGLLPALVEVANTFAWTQGMITAGGWFDTISQLPLDFEYTLPDGTRFLAVHAAPGKDDGDGIKPETAPGDLFTGCKADFVCVGHTHIPFERDIQGIYVANPGAISLSLLPNRKACYAILDANEKGYSISFRQVDYDRAAVVHQLHRLKHPARYFIIKHITIA, from the coding sequence ATGAGGATTGCTTTATTAGCTGATATTCATGGAAACAGTGCCGCGCTGGACGCGGTTTTACAAGACATTCCGGATGCAGATGCCTATTGGGTACTGGGTGACCTGGTCGCCCTGGGGCCTGACCCTGTTGGTGTCATGGAAAGATTGCACACCTTAAACGGTTTGCAAATGATCCGGGGCAACACCGATCGCTATGTTACCCACAACGATCGTCCGGCACCCACTATTGAAGCTGCAAAGAATAACCCCGGATTATTACCAGCCCTTGTGGAAGTCGCAAATACTTTTGCCTGGACACAAGGGATGATCACTGCTGGTGGCTGGTTCGATACCATTAGTCAGTTGCCACTGGACTTTGAATACACCTTGCCCGATGGTACGCGTTTCCTCGCCGTTCATGCTGCGCCGGGAAAAGATGATGGCGATGGTATAAAACCTGAAACTGCACCAGGTGATTTATTTACAGGCTGTAAGGCAGACTTCGTTTGTGTTGGTCATACACACATACCTTTTGAAAGGGATATTCAGGGTATCTACGTTGCCAATCCTGGTGCCATCAGTCTCTCGTTACTCCCTAACCGCAAAGCCTGTTACGCCATTCTGGATGCTAACGAAAAGGGTTATAGCATTTCATTCAGACAGGTTGATTATGATCGTGCTGCTGTAGTACACCAATTACATCGTTTAAAACACCCTGCCCGGTACTTTATTATTAAGCATATTACTATTGCTTAA
- a CDS encoding MFS transporter, with amino-acid sequence MQLRRARHATQLIFLVCGLGIASWAPMVPYAKDRLGLHEGHLGLLLLFLGFGALLIMPLTGIFINKYGSRIVITASALLMAFFLPLLVVVSSVYLMAVLLFLFGASVGSIDVAMNAQGVQVQKLYGRKIMSSLHGLFSVGGLAGSLGLGFLVKGGLSPLYAAISISILLIIIALFQHKHLLEKETEQTTESKVQARRYAWLRGSVIFLGIMCFSSFLSEGAMLDWSAVYLRDYKGMSAAFSGAGYAAFSVAMAVMRLLGDGLVEKFSSRVIVVGGSLIAAGGLLLAIFSPTVYLVLVGFILLGIGAANIVPVFFSDGGHLQTVPAAVAIPAISTMGYAGQLAGPALLGFIAHHVSLSAAFGCCAFLFLFIAIAYGAMMHRLR; translated from the coding sequence ATGCAATTAAGACGGGCACGTCATGCCACGCAATTAATATTTCTCGTTTGTGGGTTAGGAATCGCCAGCTGGGCACCTATGGTTCCCTATGCCAAGGACCGTCTTGGTCTCCACGAAGGCCATCTTGGATTATTGCTCTTATTTCTTGGTTTTGGTGCCCTCCTGATCATGCCCCTAACCGGTATCTTCATCAATAAATATGGCAGCAGGATTGTCATTACTGCTTCTGCGCTTTTAATGGCCTTTTTTCTGCCACTTTTGGTGGTCGTGAGCTCTGTATACCTCATGGCTGTATTACTCTTCCTGTTCGGTGCCTCAGTAGGTTCTATCGATGTAGCCATGAATGCCCAGGGCGTACAGGTACAAAAATTGTATGGCCGGAAGATCATGTCGTCCTTACATGGTCTTTTCAGCGTAGGGGGCCTCGCCGGTTCACTGGGCCTGGGTTTCCTTGTCAAAGGTGGCCTGTCTCCTTTGTATGCGGCCATTAGTATCTCTATTTTACTTATTATAATTGCGCTCTTTCAGCATAAACATCTTTTAGAAAAAGAAACGGAACAAACAACGGAATCCAAAGTCCAGGCCCGCAGATACGCCTGGCTTCGGGGCAGCGTAATCTTTCTGGGCATCATGTGCTTCTCCTCGTTTTTATCCGAAGGGGCCATGCTGGACTGGAGCGCCGTCTACCTGCGCGATTATAAGGGAATGTCAGCCGCATTTAGTGGTGCTGGTTACGCTGCTTTTTCTGTTGCCATGGCCGTCATGCGTTTATTGGGAGACGGCCTGGTGGAGAAATTCAGCAGCCGGGTGATTGTAGTAGGTGGAAGTTTGATTGCCGCTGGTGGATTATTATTGGCAATATTCAGTCCTACTGTGTATCTTGTACTGGTAGGGTTTATTTTATTAGGTATTGGCGCTGCTAATATCGTTCCTGTATTCTTTAGTGATGGGGGTCATCTGCAGACAGTTCCTGCAGCCGTAGCAATTCCAGCTATCAGTACGATGGGGTATGCCGGCCAACTGGCAGGCCCCGCTTTATTAGGGTTCATAGCACACCACGTTTCATTGTCGGCAGCATTTGGCTGTTGTGCTTTCCTGTTTTTATTTATTGCAATTGCATATGGTGCAATGATGCACCGGCTGCGATAA
- a CDS encoding GH92 family glycosyl hydrolase, producing the protein MKKLFYLSFCLFAACKGTQPPTEDYTKYVKPNIGTAHSRYFFYTPAAIPFGMAKLAPSTNGSYGNKDGWEAVGYDERHTSIEGFPNFHEFQVGGIVFAPTTGKLQTTPGKMEDPESGYRSRFDHKDENATAGYYSVLLKDYNIKAELTATARVGFHRYTFPKSDSSNIIFDIGHRMGESGPVVDAEVKLVDGNRIEGYVITKPEYVKKYQADATVPMYFSAALDKAPAAYGTFIDSVATPNSKEVKGKGAGIYLTYKTTADEQVNIKVGLSYTSVENARLNLDTEAKDLTFDQAKTKAHDQWNEKLGRIAVEGGLETDRVKFYTGLFHALLGRGLASDVNNAYPRNDGTIGKADHAFYNTDAIWGGYWNLTPVWAIAYPEYYADFIKGQLLIYKETGWLADGLAAGKYVSGVGTNFTGLVIAAAYNIGIRDFDVKLAYEAALKNETGYVNRAPGAGKMDVGAFVKRGFCPYINNEDQATRELTTEGSQFGTSHTLEYCFSSYAVAQFAKSLGKHEDYEQLMKLSQGWKLLYDSSIKFIRPRDLKGDFIKNFDPAAPWVGFQEGNAWQYTFFVPHEPEQLVNLIGKDVFNRRLDSIFTISQENIFGGGKEIDAFAGLKGLYNQGNQPNLHISWLFNFSGRPDLTQKWVRAICNDFYGTEGIHGYGYGQDEDQGQMGAWYVLAGIGLFDVKGLTAPDASFQLASPLFDKITINGAKKPFVITAEGNSANNMYIQEASLNGKPTDKIPYKDIVNGGTLHLKMGAQPHK; encoded by the coding sequence ATGAAAAAACTGTTTTATTTGTCCTTTTGCCTGTTTGCAGCATGCAAAGGAACGCAACCACCAACTGAAGACTATACAAAGTATGTAAAACCAAACATTGGGACTGCTCATAGCCGCTACTTTTTCTACACACCCGCCGCTATCCCCTTCGGCATGGCTAAACTCGCACCATCTACCAATGGTAGCTATGGCAACAAAGACGGCTGGGAAGCTGTAGGTTATGACGAACGTCATACCTCAATCGAAGGCTTCCCTAACTTCCATGAATTCCAGGTCGGCGGTATCGTATTTGCCCCTACTACCGGAAAATTACAAACCACGCCAGGGAAAATGGAAGACCCTGAAAGCGGCTACCGCTCCCGCTTTGATCACAAAGACGAAAACGCTACTGCCGGTTATTATAGCGTCTTATTAAAAGATTACAACATCAAAGCAGAATTGACCGCTACTGCCAGGGTAGGTTTTCACCGCTATACTTTCCCGAAGTCTGATTCTTCCAACATTATTTTTGACATTGGTCACCGCATGGGCGAAAGTGGTCCAGTTGTGGATGCAGAAGTAAAACTCGTAGACGGCAACCGCATCGAAGGCTATGTCATCACCAAACCTGAATACGTAAAGAAATACCAGGCAGATGCGACCGTACCTATGTACTTTTCCGCCGCACTGGATAAGGCACCTGCTGCTTATGGTACCTTCATTGACAGCGTCGCTACACCCAATTCAAAAGAAGTAAAAGGTAAAGGTGCTGGCATCTACCTCACTTACAAAACCACTGCTGATGAACAGGTAAACATCAAGGTAGGATTATCTTATACCTCAGTTGAAAACGCAAGACTGAACCTGGATACCGAAGCAAAGGACCTCACTTTCGATCAGGCAAAAACGAAAGCTCATGATCAGTGGAATGAGAAATTGGGTCGTATTGCTGTAGAAGGTGGCCTGGAAACTGACCGCGTAAAATTCTATACAGGCCTCTTCCACGCCTTATTAGGCCGTGGTCTTGCCAGCGATGTAAACAACGCATATCCAAGAAATGACGGTACCATCGGTAAGGCGGATCATGCTTTCTATAACACCGATGCTATCTGGGGCGGCTACTGGAACCTCACACCAGTGTGGGCCATTGCTTATCCTGAATACTATGCAGACTTCATCAAAGGTCAGCTACTTATCTACAAAGAAACCGGCTGGCTGGCAGATGGTCTGGCTGCAGGTAAATATGTATCTGGTGTAGGTACGAACTTCACCGGTCTTGTAATTGCTGCTGCTTATAATATTGGCATCCGCGATTTCGACGTGAAACTCGCTTACGAAGCTGCCCTGAAAAACGAAACCGGTTATGTAAACAGGGCGCCCGGTGCTGGTAAAATGGATGTAGGTGCATTTGTAAAAAGAGGTTTCTGCCCCTACATCAACAATGAAGACCAGGCTACAAGAGAACTGACTACTGAAGGCTCTCAATTTGGTACCTCTCATACCCTGGAGTATTGCTTCAGCAGTTATGCCGTAGCGCAGTTCGCAAAGTCACTCGGCAAGCATGAAGATTACGAGCAGTTAATGAAACTCTCCCAGGGCTGGAAACTCCTGTATGATTCCAGTATCAAGTTTATACGTCCCCGCGATCTGAAGGGCGACTTTATAAAAAACTTTGATCCGGCCGCTCCATGGGTAGGCTTCCAGGAAGGCAATGCATGGCAGTATACCTTCTTTGTACCACACGAACCGGAACAACTGGTGAACCTGATCGGCAAAGATGTATTTAACCGTCGTCTTGACAGTATCTTCACTATCTCACAGGAAAACATTTTTGGTGGTGGCAAGGAGATCGATGCCTTTGCCGGATTGAAAGGATTATACAATCAGGGTAACCAACCTAACCTGCACATCTCCTGGTTGTTCAATTTCTCTGGCAGACCTGATCTGACGCAGAAATGGGTACGTGCGATCTGTAATGATTTCTATGGTACCGAGGGTATTCATGGTTATGGGTATGGTCAGGACGAAGATCAGGGTCAGATGGGTGCCTGGTATGTGCTGGCCGGAATTGGCCTGTTTGATGTAAAAGGGCTGACTGCACCGGATGCGTCTTTCCAGCTGGCAAGCCCATTGTTTGACAAGATCACGATTAATGGTGCGAAGAAACCTTTTGTGATCACAGCAGAAGGCAATAGTGCGAATAATATGTATATACAGGAAGCCAGTTTAAACGGCAAGCCTACAGATAAAATCCCTTACAAGGATATTGTAAATGGCGGAACGCTTCATTTGAAAATGGGCGCACAGCCTCATAAGTAA
- a CDS encoding SusC/RagA family TonB-linked outer membrane protein, with product MKKTSPLFSLLLLFILVPLCIHAQSLVPVITGKVTDEKGQALPGATVAIKGTSKGTLTNNTGMFTLKDVAANSILLITFQGYENTTVDIRGQAKITVTLKADISKLGDVVVVGYGTQKKIASTGSIASVKGADITQTPVTNVAQGLAARVPGVQITQNNAAPGGNISVRIRGTNSINGSSEPLYIIDGIQISNSGGVGDVSPLSTINPNDIESVEILKDASSTAIYGARGANGVVLITTKRGKSGATRVQLDMYRGIQNITKKLNMLNATEFAKLENDIYNSQIYTDPASLGAGTNWQNVIYRQANVQNYQASVSGGSDKTQFSLSGNFFDQEGIIISSEFKRYSLRTTLDHTISDHFKVGTSVLTSYTINNNIPTGINSIDGPLVTQSIVGATLGAPPTLVPYKEDGSVYPFADQFKGRYREVSNPVGLAQITNRNIIRRTLANVYGEAKILSGLTYRASFNADVANTLNDYYSPIYILGKAEVNANSGQAAKGNVNTTNWLHESILTYNHDLGAHNIKFTGVYAIQSNLYNDNSINANGFPNDATANEAVQLAVNRTVSSNRSKESLNSYMGRINYGYANKYFLDVTARYDGASKFGENHKWGFFPAIAGAWRIIEEPWVKDSRLFSDLKLRVSYGRTGNAGAISPYQSLALEGSGSNYQFNHIYTVGISPSGIPNVDLRWEKSTQANIGLDMSFFEDRLALTADIYNKKTKDLLFVKNLPLSSGYSAITGNFASIRNKGIELAVNGRILTGRFKWNMNANVSVNRNELLSLEGGVNEYVLSPYSVLRVAQPLGIFKTYVFDGIYQTGETVLPGSGSRTGGVKVADLDKDGQITGNDQTITGNANPSFIFGLSSNFSYRNFDLSFFLSGVQGNKVFNLSRYTFENGLGGRNVLAGLVDRWSATNPNNEYASGFQGGRLPVSDRFIENGSYIRMKNITLGYRLPNIKHITSARIYISSNNLFTITNYSGYDPEVNSFGGSNTLIGVDNLVYPMARSFLVGLQVGL from the coding sequence ATGAAAAAAACAAGCCCCTTGTTTTCGTTGTTGTTATTATTTATCCTTGTTCCACTTTGCATCCATGCACAATCGCTGGTACCTGTCATTACAGGAAAAGTGACGGATGAAAAAGGACAGGCATTGCCTGGTGCTACTGTTGCCATAAAGGGTACTTCCAAAGGAACCCTAACCAACAATACCGGCATGTTCACACTCAAAGATGTAGCTGCCAATTCAATCCTCCTCATCACCTTCCAGGGTTATGAAAATACTACGGTTGACATTCGCGGTCAGGCTAAAATTACAGTGACATTAAAAGCCGATATCAGTAAACTGGGCGATGTGGTAGTAGTAGGTTATGGTACACAAAAAAAGATCGCTTCCACCGGGTCTATCGCTTCTGTAAAAGGTGCAGACATTACTCAAACACCAGTCACTAACGTGGCGCAGGGTCTTGCTGCACGGGTACCCGGGGTACAGATCACGCAGAACAATGCGGCCCCCGGTGGTAATATCAGTGTGCGCATACGCGGTACAAACTCTATCAATGGCAGCTCTGAACCACTCTACATTATCGATGGTATCCAGATCTCCAATAGTGGTGGCGTTGGCGATGTAAGTCCCCTCTCTACGATCAATCCAAACGATATCGAATCTGTCGAGATCCTGAAAGATGCCTCCAGCACTGCCATCTATGGCGCAAGAGGTGCAAACGGGGTGGTTCTCATCACCACCAAACGTGGAAAAAGCGGCGCGACACGTGTTCAACTGGACATGTACAGAGGTATTCAAAATATTACCAAAAAACTGAACATGCTCAACGCAACGGAGTTTGCAAAACTGGAAAACGATATCTATAACTCACAAATTTATACTGATCCGGCTTCCCTGGGTGCAGGTACGAACTGGCAGAATGTAATCTACCGACAGGCAAATGTGCAGAACTACCAGGCTTCCGTAAGCGGCGGGTCAGACAAAACCCAGTTCTCCCTCTCCGGCAATTTCTTCGATCAGGAAGGTATTATTATTTCTTCAGAATTCAAACGCTATTCCTTACGAACCACGCTCGATCATACCATCAGTGATCATTTTAAAGTGGGAACCAGCGTGCTTACAAGTTATACGATCAATAATAATATCCCTACAGGGATCAACTCTATCGACGGCCCACTGGTGACCCAGAGTATTGTGGGCGCTACATTAGGCGCACCTCCTACCCTCGTGCCCTATAAAGAAGACGGCTCCGTGTATCCGTTCGCGGACCAGTTCAAGGGCCGCTACCGGGAAGTGAGCAATCCGGTAGGGCTGGCACAGATCACAAACCGTAATATCATCAGGCGTACCCTGGCAAATGTATATGGAGAGGCAAAGATCCTTAGCGGGCTTACCTATCGCGCGTCCTTCAATGCTGACGTGGCGAATACGCTGAATGACTATTACTCCCCCATCTACATCCTGGGAAAAGCAGAAGTGAATGCCAACTCTGGTCAGGCTGCCAAAGGGAATGTAAATACGACCAACTGGCTCCATGAAAGCATCCTTACCTACAACCATGATCTCGGTGCACACAACATTAAGTTCACCGGGGTATATGCTATACAAAGTAATTTATACAATGACAATAGCATCAATGCAAATGGCTTTCCTAACGATGCCACTGCCAATGAAGCTGTGCAGTTAGCCGTGAACAGAACAGTGAGCAGCAACCGCTCTAAAGAGTCACTAAACTCTTATATGGGGCGTATCAACTATGGCTATGCCAATAAATATTTCCTGGATGTGACAGCCCGCTATGATGGCGCCTCTAAATTCGGGGAAAATCATAAATGGGGCTTCTTCCCTGCGATAGCCGGTGCATGGCGCATCATCGAAGAACCCTGGGTAAAAGACAGCCGCCTATTCAGTGACCTGAAATTAAGAGTCAGCTATGGACGGACAGGTAATGCAGGTGCAATCTCTCCTTATCAATCGCTCGCGCTCGAAGGTTCCGGTAGCAATTACCAGTTCAATCATATCTATACCGTAGGCATCAGTCCTTCCGGCATACCGAACGTAGACCTGCGATGGGAGAAATCCACGCAGGCAAATATCGGCCTGGATATGAGCTTCTTTGAAGACAGGTTAGCGCTGACAGCTGATATCTATAATAAGAAAACGAAGGATCTCCTGTTTGTAAAAAACCTCCCGCTGTCATCAGGCTATAGTGCTATCACGGGCAACTTTGCCAGCATCCGAAACAAGGGTATTGAACTCGCGGTGAATGGCAGGATCCTTACCGGCAGGTTCAAATGGAACATGAACGCGAACGTATCAGTAAACCGGAATGAGTTGCTAAGCCTGGAAGGCGGCGTGAATGAATATGTGTTAAGCCCCTATAGTGTGCTGCGCGTAGCCCAGCCCCTGGGGATCTTTAAAACCTATGTATTTGATGGGATCTATCAAACCGGAGAAACTGTGCTGCCCGGCAGCGGCAGCAGAACCGGCGGAGTGAAAGTAGCCGACCTGGACAAAGACGGACAGATCACGGGGAACGACCAGACCATTACCGGTAATGCAAATCCTTCTTTCATCTTTGGCTTATCTTCTAATTTCAGTTACCGCAATTTTGATCTGTCTTTCTTCCTCTCGGGTGTGCAGGGAAATAAGGTATTCAATTTAAGCCGGTACACCTTTGAGAACGGGCTTGGTGGCAGAAATGTACTGGCAGGACTGGTGGACAGATGGTCGGCTACCAATCCTAACAATGAATACGCCAGCGGGTTTCAGGGAGGCAGACTACCTGTATCTGACCGCTTTATTGAGAATGGTTCTTATATCAGGATGAAGAATATTACGCTGGGATACAGGTTGCCAAATATTAAGCACATCACAAGTGCGAGAATTTACATCAGCAGTAACAACCTCTTTACGATTACCAATTATAGCGGGTATGATCCGGAAGTAAACTCCTTTGGCGGATCCAATACTTTGATAGGCGTGGACAACCTCGTTTACCCTATGGCAAGATCATTCCTCGTTGGTTTACAGGTGGGCCTTTAA
- a CDS encoding RagB/SusD family nutrient uptake outer membrane protein, with the protein MKNIQYYIFIFLVCASCNKLEETPYSSIFTENFYKTASDAEAALTAVYGPMVNLYNTAGTAASDFSADQIYPRPVVGRDTYTLFSYDPNYTTQKSFSRQAESPQQIWQSCYSGIEKANWVLLKVPATNMDTVRRSVILGEAYYMRAYYLWTLARNFGDIVVKTSPSTSIDTAIVGKSTQAEAFKQVYLDLDQAILRLPSYSANIQKGRPSKEVALALYAKTALYAQDWPTALNQAKLVLSSGKYSLMTNVLDVYDVSKEDAARQENMWAFECESTSPGFSTQIISLYGPKNSDGPAYAATSYGSAFVYQAFFDSFNPLDKRRKLLDTNYINKLGQVVAQKDITPITKHGVLLRKYMDPNSVGGSGATNIPILRLADVYLIAAEAAARQDGPSTESYGYINTVRTRAGLPDLTAGLDKAQFVDSVLQERSWELFGEGDRWYDLTRTNTFLQVIPSAVNDVFPTRSPQKKHRYFPIPLDEINANPKLEQNSDWK; encoded by the coding sequence ATGAAAAACATCCAATATTATATCTTCATTTTCCTGGTGTGTGCTTCGTGTAACAAGCTGGAGGAAACGCCATATTCCAGCATCTTCACAGAGAACTTCTACAAAACAGCATCCGATGCAGAAGCCGCACTGACAGCGGTGTACGGGCCGATGGTCAATTTGTATAACACCGCAGGTACAGCAGCGTCTGACTTCAGCGCTGATCAGATTTATCCAAGACCGGTAGTAGGCAGGGATACTTATACCCTATTCAGTTACGACCCGAATTATACAACCCAAAAGAGCTTTAGCAGGCAGGCGGAATCTCCCCAGCAAATCTGGCAATCCTGCTATTCAGGAATTGAGAAAGCAAACTGGGTATTGCTGAAAGTGCCCGCTACAAATATGGATACAGTACGCAGAAGTGTGATCCTGGGCGAGGCTTATTATATGCGTGCCTATTATTTATGGACCCTGGCAAGAAACTTCGGAGATATAGTCGTAAAGACATCACCAAGCACCAGTATTGATACTGCAATCGTAGGCAAGTCTACACAGGCAGAAGCCTTCAAACAGGTATACCTTGACCTGGACCAGGCGATCCTCAGATTGCCATCTTATTCTGCAAATATTCAGAAAGGAAGACCTTCCAAAGAGGTAGCCCTGGCACTCTATGCCAAAACGGCCCTGTATGCGCAAGACTGGCCAACAGCGCTGAACCAGGCAAAGCTGGTACTGAGCTCAGGAAAGTATAGCCTGATGACGAATGTACTGGATGTATACGACGTATCGAAAGAAGATGCGGCAAGACAGGAAAACATGTGGGCCTTCGAATGTGAGAGTACCTCACCGGGTTTCTCTACACAGATCATTAGTCTGTATGGTCCTAAGAACAGTGATGGTCCGGCTTATGCAGCTACTTCCTATGGTTCCGCGTTTGTTTACCAGGCTTTCTTTGATTCATTTAATCCACTCGACAAAAGGAGAAAGCTCCTCGATACAAATTATATCAATAAACTCGGCCAGGTAGTAGCGCAGAAAGACATTACCCCTATCACCAAACACGGTGTATTACTCAGGAAATACATGGACCCGAATTCAGTAGGTGGTAGTGGTGCAACCAATATTCCTATTCTCAGACTGGCAGATGTGTATCTTATCGCGGCCGAAGCGGCAGCCCGCCAGGATGGGCCGTCTACCGAATCTTATGGTTATATCAATACTGTGAGAACCAGGGCAGGATTACCTGATCTGACCGCAGGGCTGGACAAGGCGCAGTTTGTAGACTCCGTATTACAGGAACGCAGCTGGGAACTCTTTGGCGAAGGTGACCGCTGGTATGACCTAACGAGAACGAATACTTTTTTACAGGTCATACCATCAGCAGTTAATGATGTATTTCCTACCCGTTCACCACAGAAAAAGCACCGTTACTTCCCGATTCCATTGGATGAGATCAATGCAAATCCTAAATTGGAACAAAATTCTGATTGGAAATGA
- a CDS encoding LacI family DNA-binding transcriptional regulator yields the protein MIKCIRCKHVHAITKSGIVRGKQRYFCKDCNIYFTLPHETTADMKHKKHMTTIVDIAKALNVSKSTVSRALHEHADINPQTRDAVLEMARQLDYQPNLLAKSLVNSKSNTIGIIVPEFLTYFFPTIIMGAQQVAAEAGYHVIIMQSQESYKTEVANANVLLANRVDGVLISMTRETKKFDHFKAFEKHGIPVVFFNRVCDEMDTSKVLVNDYEGALKAVEHLIKNGYRNIAHIGGPPALLITHNRLRGYKDALAKYKLPFKTELVVHCNLSKKDAISCAEQLLNLKNPPDAVFCVNDPVAIQLMLVAKKRKIKIPAALGIVGFSNEPSGEVIDPALTTVQQPVADIGRSAAGILLEAIAKGEEYKPEKKSLKTTLIVRESSIK from the coding sequence ATGATAAAATGTATCAGGTGCAAGCATGTGCACGCGATTACCAAGTCGGGGATCGTAAGGGGAAAACAGCGATATTTTTGTAAAGATTGTAATATCTATTTTACCCTGCCGCATGAAACGACAGCAGACATGAAGCATAAGAAGCACATGACTACCATCGTTGATATTGCCAAAGCACTGAACGTTTCTAAATCTACAGTGTCCAGGGCATTGCATGAACATGCGGATATTAATCCGCAGACCCGCGACGCGGTGCTCGAGATGGCGAGACAACTGGATTACCAACCGAACCTGCTGGCTAAAAGCCTGGTGAACAGTAAGTCTAATACGATCGGGATTATTGTACCTGAGTTTCTTACCTATTTCTTTCCCACTATAATTATGGGCGCACAGCAGGTGGCTGCGGAGGCGGGGTATCATGTAATTATTATGCAATCGCAGGAGTCGTACAAAACAGAGGTGGCGAATGCCAATGTGTTGCTGGCAAACAGGGTAGATGGTGTACTGATCTCCATGACAAGGGAGACGAAGAAATTTGATCATTTTAAGGCATTTGAAAAGCATGGAATACCAGTAGTGTTTTTTAACCGGGTGTGCGATGAGATGGATACTTCGAAGGTGTTGGTGAATGATTATGAGGGTGCGTTGAAAGCAGTGGAACACCTGATTAAAAATGGGTACAGGAATATCGCGCATATCGGCGGACCTCCGGCATTGCTGATCACGCACAACAGGCTGAGGGGGTATAAGGATGCATTGGCGAAGTATAAATTGCCTTTTAAGACGGAGCTGGTGGTGCATTGTAATTTGTCGAAGAAGGATGCGATCAGCTGTGCAGAACAGCTATTAAACCTGAAGAATCCGCCGGATGCAGTGTTTTGTGTGAATGACCCGGTGGCGATACAATTGATGTTGGTTGCGAAGAAAAGGAAGATAAAGATACCGGCAGCATTAGGGATAGTGGGTTTTAGTAACGAACCAAGCGGGGAGGTGATAGATCCGGCATTAACTACAGTGCAGCAGCCGGTGGCGGATATAGGGCGATCTGCGGCGGGGATACTGCTGGAGGCGATCGCGAAGGGAGAAGAGTATAAGCCGGAGAAGAAAAGTTTAAAGACAACATTGATTGTGAGAGAATCTTCGATAAAATAG
- a CDS encoding sialate O-acetylesterase: MKWILFSMLFSVNAMGQTIFLAAGQSNAVGMADSAASVQCVPGTAFEYRYGANTLVHLKDPVGAPDLKFENAQTGSAWPAFAKAYHELTGKKVVIVPAARGGSSCSYKAELEENGTWDTTGRLLLFDSALVKARAAMKLCKKPIAGILWSQGERDANAVNASQLTPAEYEEQFVKLIGRFRKELGAKLPFYIIQTGHFTGHSNVGFDGIRQAQEHVATRLKNVYIVYSQTTDFEKKGWMQDPIHYNQTALNEIGAVMARQVVLKEKKKT; this comes from the coding sequence ATGAAATGGATCTTATTCTCAATGCTCTTTTCTGTAAATGCGATGGGGCAAACGATTTTTTTAGCCGCAGGGCAAAGTAATGCAGTGGGTATGGCAGATAGCGCGGCTTCCGTACAATGTGTGCCCGGTACGGCCTTTGAATACAGGTATGGCGCGAACACACTGGTCCACTTAAAGGATCCTGTTGGCGCTCCTGACCTGAAATTTGAAAACGCGCAAACGGGAAGTGCATGGCCGGCATTTGCCAAAGCCTATCATGAGCTGACAGGTAAAAAAGTAGTGATCGTACCGGCCGCCAGAGGAGGTAGCTCCTGTTCCTACAAAGCTGAACTGGAAGAAAATGGCACCTGGGATACAACAGGACGGCTGCTCCTATTTGATAGTGCTTTGGTTAAGGCAAGAGCTGCGATGAAACTTTGTAAAAAGCCAATAGCAGGGATCCTATGGAGCCAGGGAGAAAGAGATGCCAATGCAGTAAATGCAAGCCAGCTGACACCAGCCGAATACGAGGAACAGTTTGTAAAACTGATTGGCCGCTTCAGGAAAGAACTGGGAGCGAAGCTGCCATTTTATATCATACAAACGGGACATTTCACCGGGCATTCCAATGTTGGTTTTGATGGTATCAGGCAAGCCCAGGAGCACGTGGCCACCCGTTTGAAAAATGTGTACATCGTGTATTCTCAGACAACAGACTTTGAGAAAAAAGGCTGGATGCAGGATCCTATCCATTATAACCAGACAGCATTGAATGAGATTGGCGCGGTGATGGCACGACAGGTTGTACTTAAAGAAAAAAAGAAAACATGA